A portion of the Mesoplasma entomophilum genome contains these proteins:
- the guaA gene encoding glutamine-hydrolyzing GMP synthase, whose amino-acid sequence MKNTQILILDFGSQYTQLLARRVREANIYTEVLPFDTSIEKIKEYPLLKGIILSGGPSSVYLQNAYKIHPEILNLDIAILGVCYGMQLLTQYFEGAVELADEQEFGKAIISIDDKSNLLFKNVDESSQVWMSHADHVTKLPKDFKQIAHSNASIAAISHNTKPIYGIQFHAEVTHSLQGKQMLENFLYDIAKCKKDWNLDDFIEQQIKEIREIVQDKQVILGLSGGVDSSVAAAIIGKAIGKQLTCIFVDTGLLRKNESVEVMKAYETNFDINIKLVDASDLFFSELKGIKEPEAKRKIIGKCFIDVFTDAARQYKDADFLAQGTIYPDVIESSSHGASSKTIKSHHNVGGLPEDLKFKLIEPLRNLFKDEVRQVGFKLGLPEEMINRHPFPGPGLGIRVIEEVTKEKVEILQEVDAIFIKKLREWNLYNSVSQAFVTLLPVKTVGVMGDNRTYDYVVALRSVNTIDFMTATSTHLPWEFLDEVVNEIINKVDNVNRVVYDVTSKPPGTIEWE is encoded by the coding sequence ATGAAAAATACTCAAATCTTAATTTTAGATTTTGGAAGTCAATATACACAATTATTAGCTAGACGAGTTAGAGAAGCTAATATTTACACAGAAGTTTTACCTTTTGATACATCAATTGAAAAGATTAAAGAATATCCTTTATTAAAAGGAATTATTCTTTCTGGTGGACCTTCAAGTGTTTATTTACAAAATGCTTATAAAATTCATCCCGAAATTTTAAATTTGGATATTGCTATTTTAGGTGTATGTTATGGAATGCAATTGTTAACTCAATATTTTGAAGGGGCTGTTGAATTAGCTGATGAACAAGAATTTGGTAAAGCTATTATATCAATTGATGATAAATCTAATCTTCTTTTTAAAAATGTTGATGAAAGCTCACAAGTTTGAATGAGTCATGCTGATCACGTAACTAAATTACCAAAAGATTTTAAACAAATTGCACATTCTAATGCGAGTATTGCTGCTATTTCTCATAATACTAAACCAATTTATGGTATTCAATTCCATGCTGAAGTTACTCATTCTCTACAAGGTAAACAAATGTTAGAAAACTTCTTATATGATATAGCAAAATGTAAAAAAGACTGAAATCTTGATGATTTTATTGAACAACAAATTAAAGAAATTAGAGAAATTGTTCAGGATAAACAAGTTATTTTAGGATTAAGCGGTGGGGTTGATTCATCTGTTGCTGCAGCAATCATTGGTAAAGCAATTGGTAAACAATTAACTTGTATTTTTGTTGATACAGGTTTATTAAGAAAAAATGAATCTGTTGAGGTTATGAAAGCATATGAAACTAACTTTGACATTAATATTAAATTAGTTGATGCAAGTGATCTTTTCTTTTCTGAATTAAAAGGAATTAAAGAACCTGAAGCTAAAAGAAAAATTATTGGTAAATGTTTTATAGATGTTTTCACTGATGCGGCTAGACAATATAAAGATGCTGATTTCTTAGCACAAGGAACTATTTATCCAGATGTAATTGAATCTTCTTCTCATGGAGCTAGTTCTAAAACAATTAAATCTCATCACAATGTTGGTGGATTACCAGAAGATTTAAAATTTAAATTAATTGAACCTTTAAGAAACTTATTTAAAGATGAAGTTAGACAAGTTGGTTTTAAATTAGGGTTACCTGAAGAAATGATTAATCGTCATCCTTTCCCTGGACCTGGGTTAGGAATTAGAGTCATTGAAGAAGTAACTAAAGAAAAAGTTGAAATTTTACAAGAAGTAGATGCTATTTTTATTAAAAAATTAAGAGAGTGAAATTTATATAATTCAGTTTCACAAGCCTTTGTTACATTATTACCAGTTAAAACAGTTGGTGTAATGGGTGATAATCGTACTTATGATTATGTTGTTGCTTTAAGAAGTGTTAATACAATTGATTTTATGACAGCAACTAGCACACATCTTCCTTGAGAATTTTTAGATGAAGTAGTAAATGAAATAATAAATAAAGTAGATAATGTTAACCGAGTAGTTTATGATGTTACATCTAAACCTCCAGGAACAATAGAATGAGAATAA
- a CDS encoding glycerol-3-phosphate acyltransferase, protein MFPYLGIIIASIFGYLLGSVLWSVPVTKWVKGVSIYEVGSNNPGATNTVRILGKRWGLAVALLDGFKVLITAAFAIGLSMIPSELFSKTSYFIPCIFVLIGHCWPIWFKFKGGKAVSCFLGLLVVVNYLYFLIFFIVWWIFAFKYRKVSLSSIIGTATILLLMWLPWTYGVMGYSLFNGYDSFIDAWDNNIVFSFYNFFHKFSSEIHGINYADGMLTGQIIILVGMIILVVRHKTNIVKLKNKTEEPIYPKKQKNTKM, encoded by the coding sequence ATGTTTCCCTATTTAGGAATTATTATTGCTTCTATCTTTGGTTATTTATTAGGTAGTGTTCTTTGATCAGTTCCTGTTACTAAATGAGTTAAAGGTGTAAGTATTTACGAAGTTGGTTCAAACAACCCAGGAGCCACTAATACAGTTAGAATTTTAGGAAAAAGATGAGGTTTAGCAGTTGCTTTACTTGATGGTTTTAAAGTTTTAATTACTGCTGCATTTGCTATTGGTCTTTCAATGATACCAAGTGAATTATTCAGCAAAACAAGTTATTTTATTCCTTGTATCTTTGTTTTAATTGGACACTGTTGACCAATTTGATTTAAATTCAAAGGTGGTAAAGCAGTTAGTTGTTTCTTAGGATTATTAGTTGTAGTTAATTATTTATACTTTTTAATTTTCTTTATTGTTTGATGAATATTTGCTTTCAAATATCGTAAAGTTAGTTTATCTTCAATTATTGGAACAGCAACTATCTTGCTATTAATGTGATTGCCTTGAACATATGGAGTAATGGGTTATAGTTTATTTAATGGTTATGATTCATTCATTGATGCTTGAGATAATAATATTGTTTTTAGTTTTTATAATTTTTTCCATAAGTTTTCTTCTGAAATACACGGAATTAACTATGCTGATGGAATGTTAACAGGTCAAATTATTATTTTAGTCGGAATGATTATTTTAGTTGTTAGACATAAAACAAACATTGTTAAATTAAAAAATAAAACTGAAGAACCAATTTACCCTAAAAAACAAAAGAATACTAAAATGTAG
- a CDS encoding YneF family protein produces the protein MILFTTEFKAGELAGMLIGVILGAIILGAIIGFFITRAMVKKQLKDNPPVTEKQIRAMYMSMGRKPSESDIKKTMRAMQQAKK, from the coding sequence ATGATATTATTTACAACAGAATTTAAGGCAGGAGAATTAGCAGGAATGTTAATCGGAGTTATCTTAGGAGCAATTATCTTAGGAGCAATTATTGGCTTTTTCATTACTAGAGCAATGGTTAAAAAACAATTAAAAGATAACCCGCCTGTTACAGAAAAACAAATTCGTGCAATGTACATGAGTATGGGAAGAAAACCAAGTGAATCAGACATTAAAAAAACAATGCGTGCAATGCAGCAAGCTAAAAAATAA
- a CDS encoding glycosyl hydrolase family 18 protein encodes MKKLLGLLGTISLIVPTTILTVSCSTNTKKINIATIIEKKNLGIINKSTEYEIRQAVLLNNPKLFTSDFEITNINISEGSGTARLIGQDKYNGEVTVSFYIVPALEDNLINTELGVISSKTESTIRSAILSKNPDINTNGFEITEIDSTSALIIGDDFIYNGSVTVVFTIQAKKPNLSSVITEKDLGILSDNNALTIQQAVIKLNPKLTSKDISITSITQTSAKVNSTSSGRYTGFVNVTFTINGTKPEKTNLANVITNQNITTVLPNADPDIILNALVKDNSKLDSNYVRIYDAGFNSSSGWGWARVTSTDENVYINPKEGYLDLTFKVDENLLATDLASVIINTNLGTLDKLDEITIKSQLAKLNPNLEVNYVDINNITEVSATVTSNNPSKYKGSVNIIFKLDTSKAVPLASVLKQTSLGTLNSTDEDTIKQAIKSKNPSIDINAIEIDAQSITTSNALVKSTDPTKYSGSVEIEYIIDTANAVDLSTLIKERNLKGISDNLDSGIIRNILKFNPATTIQEKDLKVINKTNELATIQSNNLAKYKGSVEVQYEVKTLVGYHYDWGGNFENKIALNDKDLLTSSYNVINLSFLYSNVEYQMPTYNPNNPVAIKEGIKALQSQGKRVLISMGGATAEHMKFRSDQKEQLKAAIKSVINEYGFDGLDIDWESASLNSSESKNVTAQALKELKDEYKSEGKDFIITMAPEFPYLRKNTEGRNYKEFLDGLDGYYDWINPQFYNGWGDGVQVETSDDAAKTGVQQNTYITNDNVDKRGEFYYLMSKYITSRPNNQNGFYQIPADKFIIGASTNEPAGRGAGSKEAFNKAYNLLNSDGIKIRGLMTWSILFDAFEGMIPDTYGGTEPKIMWYRWSYSKWFDESFGKLKNVK; translated from the coding sequence TTGAAAAAATTACTAGGTTTATTAGGCACGATATCATTGATAGTACCAACAACAATTTTAACAGTATCATGTAGTACTAATACTAAAAAAATTAATATTGCAACAATCATTGAAAAAAAGAATTTAGGGATTATAAATAAATCAACAGAATATGAAATAAGACAAGCTGTTTTGTTAAATAATCCAAAGTTATTTACATCAGATTTTGAAATAACAAATATTAATATAAGTGAAGGTTCAGGAACTGCAAGATTAATTGGTCAGGATAAATATAATGGCGAAGTTACAGTTTCTTTTTACATTGTCCCAGCTTTAGAAGACAATCTCATAAATACTGAATTGGGCGTTATAAGTAGCAAAACAGAAAGTACAATTCGAAGTGCGATATTATCAAAAAATCCAGATATTAATACTAATGGTTTTGAAATTACAGAAATAGATTCAACATCAGCATTAATAATAGGTGATGATTTTATATATAATGGCTCAGTCACAGTTGTTTTTACAATACAGGCAAAAAAACCAAATTTAAGTAGTGTTATCACTGAAAAAGATTTAGGGATTTTATCTGATAACAACGCGCTAACAATTCAACAAGCAGTCATTAAATTAAATCCTAAGTTAACATCAAAAGATATTAGTATCACTTCTATAACTCAAACATCAGCAAAAGTTAATTCAACATCATCTGGAAGATATACAGGTTTTGTAAATGTTACATTTACTATCAATGGAACAAAACCAGAAAAAACTAATTTAGCGAATGTTATAACTAATCAAAATATTACAACTGTTTTACCAAATGCAGATCCTGATATAATATTAAATGCTTTAGTAAAAGATAATTCTAAGTTAGATTCTAATTATGTAAGAATATATGACGCAGGTTTTAATTCTTCAAGTGGCTGAGGTTGAGCTAGAGTTACTTCAACTGATGAAAATGTTTATATCAATCCAAAAGAAGGTTATCTTGATTTAACTTTTAAAGTAGATGAAAATCTTTTAGCTACTGATTTAGCATCAGTAATTATAAATACAAATTTAGGTACTTTAGATAAATTAGATGAAATAACTATTAAAAGTCAATTAGCAAAATTGAATCCTAATTTGGAAGTTAATTACGTAGATATTAATAATATAACTGAAGTATCAGCAACAGTTACATCAAATAATCCAAGCAAATATAAAGGAAGTGTAAACATAATTTTTAAACTTGATACTTCAAAAGCTGTTCCTCTAGCTTCAGTATTAAAACAAACTAGTTTAGGAACATTAAACTCAACTGATGAAGATACAATTAAACAAGCAATTAAATCAAAAAATCCAAGTATAGATATTAATGCAATAGAAATTGATGCACAATCAATTACTACATCAAACGCATTAGTTAAATCAACTGATCCAACAAAATATAGTGGATCGGTTGAAATAGAATATATTATAGATACAGCAAATGCAGTTGATTTAAGCACTTTAATAAAAGAAAGGAATTTAAAAGGTATATCTGACAACTTAGACTCAGGAATAATCAGAAATATTTTAAAATTTAACCCAGCTACAACAATTCAAGAAAAAGATTTAAAAGTAATCAATAAAACAAATGAATTAGCAACGATTCAATCTAATAATTTAGCCAAATATAAAGGCAGTGTAGAAGTTCAATATGAAGTAAAAACCCTAGTTGGATATCATTATGATTGAGGAGGAAATTTTGAAAATAAAATTGCATTAAATGATAAAGATTTGTTAACTTCTTCTTATAATGTTATTAATTTATCATTTTTATATTCTAATGTAGAATATCAAATGCCAACTTATAACCCTAATAATCCTGTCGCAATAAAAGAAGGAATTAAAGCGTTACAATCTCAAGGTAAAAGAGTACTTATATCAATGGGAGGAGCTACTGCTGAACATATGAAATTTAGAAGTGATCAAAAAGAACAATTAAAAGCAGCGATTAAAAGTGTGATTAACGAATATGGTTTTGATGGATTAGACATAGACTGAGAATCTGCTTCTTTAAATAGTTCAGAAAGTAAAAATGTAACAGCTCAAGCTCTTAAAGAATTAAAAGATGAATATAAATCTGAAGGAAAAGATTTCATTATAACTATGGCCCCTGAATTTCCTTACCTTAGAAAAAACACTGAAGGTAGAAACTATAAAGAATTTTTAGATGGGCTTGATGGTTATTATGACTGAATAAATCCCCAATTTTATAATGGTTGAGGAGATGGTGTTCAAGTAGAAACAAGTGATGATGCTGCAAAAACAGGTGTTCAACAAAACACATATATTACAAATGACAATGTTGATAAACGTGGTGAATTTTATTATTTAATGTCAAAATACATTACTTCAAGGCCTAATAATCAAAATGGTTTTTATCAAATACCAGCAGATAAATTCATTATTGGTGCTTCAACAAATGAACCAGCAGGAAGAGGAGCAGGTTCAAAAGAAGCTTTCAATAAAGCTTATAATTTATTAAATTCTGATGGGATTAAAATTAGAGGATTAATGACATGATCAATTCTTTTTGATGCGTTTGAGGGTATGATACCAGATACTTATGGAGGGACAGAGCCAAAAATTATGTGATATAGATGATCATACAGTAAATGATTTGATGAAAGTTTTGGTAAATTAAAAAATGTAAAATAA
- the guaB gene encoding IMP dehydrogenase — protein MNKDLNGKIINKAITFDDVLLVPNYSEVLPHEVCLKTKLTKNIELNIPIISAAMDTVTESELAIAIASIGGIGIVHKNLTIEQQVNEIRIVKSIKPTDEFPNACVDANGFLRVGGAVGVNDETLTRVEGLISAGIDVLVVDSAHGHSKGIIDVVKAIRTKYPNLDIIAGNICTVEGAEALYNAGANCVKVGIGPGSICTTRVVAGVGVPQITAINDVYNWSINKDVTLIADGGIKYSGDVVKALAAGAHSVMLGSMLAGTEEAPGQEVIINNKRYKTYVGMGSLAAMKRGSSDRYFQKGAKKLVPEGIEAVVPFKGTLEEVIFQLVGGLRSGMGYTGSATIETLRHNAKFVKITGASLKESHPHDVEISAEAPNYK, from the coding sequence ATGAATAAAGATCTAAATGGAAAAATTATAAATAAAGCAATTACTTTTGATGATGTACTATTAGTGCCTAATTACTCAGAAGTTTTACCTCATGAAGTTTGTTTAAAAACTAAATTAACTAAAAATATAGAATTAAATATTCCTATCATTTCTGCTGCAATGGATACAGTTACTGAATCTGAGTTAGCAATTGCGATTGCAAGTATTGGTGGTATTGGTATTGTTCATAAAAATTTAACAATTGAACAACAAGTAAATGAAATTAGAATAGTTAAATCAATTAAACCTACAGATGAATTTCCAAATGCTTGTGTTGATGCTAATGGATTTTTAAGAGTTGGTGGCGCTGTTGGAGTCAATGATGAAACTCTAACACGTGTAGAAGGTTTAATTTCAGCTGGTATTGATGTTTTAGTAGTTGATTCAGCACATGGTCATAGTAAAGGTATTATTGATGTTGTAAAAGCAATTAGAACTAAATACCCTAACTTAGATATCATTGCTGGTAACATTTGTACAGTTGAAGGTGCTGAAGCACTTTATAATGCTGGAGCTAATTGTGTTAAAGTTGGTATTGGTCCTGGAAGTATTTGTACAACTAGAGTTGTTGCTGGAGTTGGAGTACCTCAAATTACGGCAATTAATGATGTTTACAATTGATCAATTAATAAAGATGTAACTTTAATTGCAGATGGTGGAATTAAATACTCTGGTGATGTTGTTAAAGCTTTAGCAGCGGGCGCTCATTCTGTAATGTTAGGAAGTATGTTAGCTGGAACTGAAGAAGCTCCTGGCCAAGAAGTTATTATAAATAATAAAAGATATAAAACTTATGTTGGAATGGGTTCCTTAGCAGCAATGAAACGTGGAAGTAGTGATCGTTACTTTCAAAAAGGAGCTAAAAAATTAGTTCCTGAAGGAATTGAAGCTGTTGTTCCTTTTAAAGGAACTTTAGAAGAAGTTATTTTCCAATTGGTTGGTGGTTTAAGAAGTGGAATGGGTTATACTGGTTCTGCTACAATAGAAACTTTAAGACACAATGCTAAATTTGTCAAAATAACTGGAGCTAGTTTAAAAGAATCTCATCCTCATGATGTTGAAATTTCAGCTGAAGCTCCTAACTATAAATAA
- the tkt gene encoding transketolase — translation MINKNNNNLNALRILGVSAINKANSGHPGIVLGAAPVVYTLFNKIMKHNPKNPKWFDRDRFVLSAGHGSALLYSALHLAGYNLSMDEIKNFRQWNSKTPGHPESHLTEGVDVTTGPLGQGVAMGVGLAIAESHTASVYNQSGINLVDHHTFVLCGDGDLQEGVAQESISLAGRLKLNKLILIHDSNDIQLDDKVEKAQSENMHERFKAAQWNTLKVTDGEDLVAIEKAINDAKLSEKPTYIEVKTIIGIGASKQGTSAVHGAPIGADIETVKNVFEWKYNDFEIPTEVYAHWNENISKNLSIEEKWNQELDKLKDVNPELWKQFTDAINKEINFDFEALKGKTPEKAEATRVSSGNIWDSINAQVKFLIGGSADLVSSTRIKGADGQFDVDNRSGRNILYGVREFAMGAINNGIHQHGGLIPFSSGFFVFSDYMKPAMRLSSIMNTQQLFIFTHDSVAVGEDGPTHQPIEQLAMIRSIPNHITFRPADYAETLASYKIALQDLKNCPSTLVLTRQDLTQLPHNDVYEEVKKGAYVMLDQPNATVTLIATGSEVGLAMETANKLKEDGIIAKVVSMPSTNLFDQQEQSYKDKVIDKSTLRVSIEMGTTYGWSKYTGDDGLNIGIDIFGASAPANTVISEYGFTSEQIFNKIKKVIK, via the coding sequence ATGATAAACAAAAATAACAACAACTTAAATGCTTTAAGAATTTTAGGAGTTTCAGCTATTAATAAAGCAAATTCAGGGCACCCTGGTATAGTTTTAGGTGCTGCTCCAGTTGTCTATACATTATTTAACAAGATAATGAAACATAACCCTAAAAATCCAAAATGATTTGATAGAGATAGATTCGTATTATCAGCAGGGCATGGAAGTGCATTGTTATATTCAGCATTACATTTAGCAGGGTATAATTTATCAATGGATGAAATCAAAAATTTTAGACAATGAAATAGTAAAACACCAGGTCACCCTGAATCTCATTTAACTGAAGGTGTTGATGTAACAACTGGACCTTTAGGACAAGGTGTTGCGATGGGTGTTGGATTAGCAATTGCTGAATCTCATACTGCTTCAGTTTACAATCAATCAGGAATTAATTTAGTCGATCACCATACATTTGTTTTATGTGGTGATGGAGACTTACAAGAAGGTGTAGCTCAAGAATCAATTAGTTTAGCTGGTAGATTAAAATTGAATAAATTAATTTTAATTCACGACTCAAATGACATTCAATTAGACGACAAAGTAGAAAAAGCTCAGAGTGAAAACATGCATGAGAGATTTAAAGCTGCTCAATGAAATACTTTAAAAGTAACTGATGGTGAAGACTTAGTTGCTATTGAAAAAGCAATTAATGATGCTAAATTATCAGAAAAGCCTACATATATCGAAGTTAAAACAATTATTGGTATTGGAGCTTCAAAACAAGGAACAAGTGCTGTGCACGGAGCTCCTATTGGTGCTGATATTGAAACTGTTAAAAATGTATTTGAATGAAAATATAATGATTTTGAAATACCTACAGAAGTTTATGCACACTGAAATGAAAATATTTCAAAAAACTTATCTATTGAAGAAAAGTGAAATCAAGAATTAGATAAATTGAAAGATGTAAATCCTGAATTATGAAAACAATTCACAGATGCTATTAACAAAGAAATTAATTTTGATTTTGAAGCATTAAAAGGTAAAACTCCAGAAAAAGCAGAAGCTACTAGAGTTAGTTCAGGAAATATTTGAGATAGCATAAATGCTCAAGTTAAATTCTTAATTGGAGGATCAGCTGATTTAGTTTCATCAACAAGAATTAAAGGTGCTGATGGTCAATTTGACGTTGATAATAGAAGTGGAAGAAACATTCTTTATGGTGTTAGAGAATTTGCAATGGGCGCAATCAACAATGGTATTCACCAACATGGAGGGTTAATACCATTCTCAAGTGGATTCTTTGTATTCTCAGATTACATGAAACCAGCAATGCGTTTATCATCAATTATGAATACTCAACAATTATTTATCTTTACTCACGATTCAGTTGCAGTTGGAGAAGATGGTCCAACTCATCAACCAATCGAACAACTAGCAATGATTAGAAGTATTCCAAATCATATTACATTTAGACCAGCTGATTATGCTGAAACATTAGCCTCATACAAAATAGCATTACAAGATTTAAAAAACTGTCCATCAACTTTAGTTTTAACTAGACAAGATTTAACTCAATTACCTCATAATGATGTTTATGAAGAAGTTAAAAAAGGAGCTTATGTAATGTTAGACCAACCAAATGCAACAGTAACACTAATTGCAACTGGTAGTGAAGTTGGATTAGCAATGGAAACAGCTAACAAATTAAAAGAAGATGGCATTATTGCTAAAGTAGTTTCAATGCCATCAACAAACTTATTTGATCAACAAGAACAATCATACAAAGACAAAGTTATTGATAAATCAACATTAAGAGTTTCAATTGAAATGGGGACAACTTATGGATGAAGTAAATATACAGGTGATGATGGATTAAACATTGGAATCGATATTTTTGGAGCAAGTGCACCAGCTAATACAGTAATTAGTGAATATGGATTTACAAGTGAACAAATTTTTAATAAAATTAAAAAGGTTATAAAGTAA
- the yqeH gene encoding ribosome biogenesis GTPase YqeH → MSKCIGCGILKQNSDQNKAGYVIKPENEYCLRCFKIKNYNELINQEINAEEFILKLKTLIQNERPKDIEFFYIIDIFDLEGSRVKEIEAAIKKYPVTIVVNKIDLLPKAVKLAKIRRYITDLFAKSDLLDANIILNTSFKNNFTNSLLNKIKKTKTKKYFIGSSNVGKSSIINSLLKANNLIPQIVESKYFNTTLDFIQIKLSSDDIIFDTPGIARSNSTANLLNKEDWKYIYFNKEVAQNTFQLKPGNTIFYAGIAWVDFEWIEEEINSFHFFNNKEVKLHRTNIKNAFDYYNRNKENIVPYNFNTKFIKREFIFNEKDINKEFEISISGLGWFNFKVKNSMKITINIPTDNVEVETTLRKPLV, encoded by the coding sequence ATGAGCAAGTGTATAGGTTGTGGAATTTTAAAACAAAATAGTGATCAAAATAAGGCCGGTTATGTTATTAAACCTGAAAATGAATACTGTTTAAGATGTTTTAAAATTAAAAATTACAACGAGTTAATTAATCAAGAAATAAATGCTGAAGAATTTATTTTAAAATTAAAAACTTTAATTCAAAATGAAAGACCAAAAGACATTGAATTTTTCTATATTATTGATATTTTTGACTTAGAAGGAAGCAGAGTAAAAGAGATTGAAGCAGCTATTAAAAAATACCCTGTGACAATTGTTGTTAATAAAATAGATTTACTTCCAAAAGCAGTTAAGTTAGCCAAAATAAGAAGATATATAACTGACCTATTTGCAAAAAGCGATTTACTTGATGCAAATATTATATTGAACACTAGTTTCAAAAATAACTTCACAAATAGTCTATTAAACAAAATTAAAAAAACTAAAACTAAAAAATATTTTATAGGTAGTTCAAACGTTGGTAAGTCATCAATTATTAATTCTCTGTTAAAAGCAAATAATTTGATCCCACAAATTGTTGAATCAAAATACTTTAATACAACACTAGATTTTATTCAAATTAAATTATCAAGTGATGACATAATATTTGACACTCCAGGAATAGCTAGAAGTAATTCAACAGCAAATTTATTAAATAAAGAAGATTGAAAATACATTTATTTTAATAAAGAGGTTGCCCAAAATACATTCCAATTAAAACCTGGCAATACCATTTTTTATGCAGGAATAGCTTGAGTTGATTTTGAATGAATAGAGGAAGAAATTAATAGTTTTCATTTCTTTAATAATAAGGAAGTTAAATTACACAGAACAAATATAAAAAATGCATTTGATTACTACAATAGAAATAAGGAAAATATAGTTCCGTATAACTTTAATACAAAGTTTATAAAAAGAGAGTTTATTTTTAATGAAAAAGATATTAATAAAGAATTTGAAATATCTATTTCAGGATTAGGGTGATTTAATTTTAAAGTTAAAAATTCTATGAAAATAACAATAAATATTCCAACTGACAATGTTGAAGTTGAAACAACATTAAGAAAACCATTGGTTTAG
- a CDS encoding isochorismatase family protein, with translation MSKALIIVDYQFDFVDPNGKLYVPTAETKKEYIEELIQEFKANDNLVFATKDVHPVDHYSFSEWGPHCVVGTIGTDLYFNDSQVDMVIKKGTNKNTESYSAFFDEKGNSNNLDEYLKANKITSLTIVGVALEVCVKATFDHAIELGYETVIDLKGCAGFQDKK, from the coding sequence ATGAGCAAAGCTTTAATAATAGTTGATTATCAATTTGATTTTGTTGATCCTAATGGAAAATTGTATGTACCAACTGCTGAAACTAAAAAAGAATATATTGAAGAATTAATTCAAGAATTTAAAGCAAATGATAATCTTGTTTTTGCAACTAAGGACGTTCATCCCGTTGATCATTACTCTTTTTCTGAATGAGGTCCACATTGTGTTGTTGGTACAATTGGAACTGATTTATATTTTAATGATTCACAAGTTGATATGGTTATTAAAAAAGGAACTAATAAAAATACAGAAAGTTATAGTGCTTTTTTTGATGAAAAAGGTAATTCAAATAATCTAGATGAATATTTAAAAGCAAATAAAATAACTAGTTTAACAATTGTCGGAGTTGCTTTAGAAGTATGTGTAAAAGCAACTTTTGATCATGCAATTGAATTAGGATATGAAACAGTGATAGATTTAAAAGGTTGTGCTGGATTTCAAGATAAAAAATAA
- a CDS encoding S1 RNA-binding domain-containing protein — translation MNKVISVKISDIAPFGAFAIFELDGKQYKGLIHISEIANTFVNDINDFVKVGQDVEVLILELNDEKAQAKLSIKKVNA, via the coding sequence ATGAACAAAGTTATCTCAGTTAAAATTTCTGATATTGCTCCTTTTGGTGCATTTGCTATTTTTGAATTAGACGGTAAACAATACAAAGGTTTAATTCATATTAGTGAAATTGCTAACACTTTTGTAAACGACATTAACGATTTCGTTAAAGTTGGTCAAGATGTTGAAGTTCTAATTTTAGAATTAAACGACGAAAAAGCTCAAGCAAAATTATCAATTAAAAAAGTTAACGCTTAA
- a CDS encoding DUF896 domain-containing protein codes for MSELKELTMPEVIKEINRLAKIKKERELNAKESAYREELKVLYLKYFRSGFEQQLKSTKVIDANGNDVTPSKLKKEGEKHDKQK; via the coding sequence ATGAGTGAATTAAAAGAATTAACTATGCCAGAGGTTATAAAAGAAATAAACCGTTTGGCAAAGATCAAAAAAGAGCGTGAGTTAAATGCAAAAGAAAGTGCTTATAGAGAAGAACTAAAAGTGCTTTACTTAAAATACTTTAGAAGTGGTTTTGAGCAACAACTAAAAAGTACAAAAGTAATTGATGCAAATGGAAATGATGTTACACCAAGCAAACTAAAAAAAGAAGGAGAGAAACATGATAAACAAAAATAA